The Cynocephalus volans isolate mCynVol1 chromosome 1, mCynVol1.pri, whole genome shotgun sequence region tgtaaccaactgagctaactggccagccccaggtgGGCCATTGTTTGGGTATAAAAAATCCAACAGGCAGTTTGTATCATAATATAGCCACTAAAAAGTGTAAACACATTAGCGGTATGgtcatttgttttaaataaaggtTACTTAAGGAAAAAGTAAATAGACATGGCTGTTATTGTAATCAAGTGCTTTTCTTTGAGAGACATAGAtggaatttaaaactttttattgctttttaaataaccaaCATAGTAGAACTCACATACTGTTTTAGAGagttaaaacaaaatacccagaacccATATGAAAATTCCAAAGCTACCACTCCTGAGTTTGAGTGCATTAAGCCACTCAATGCAAATatcaaaatgaatttattaaaatataaacttgtTATACATGACTTAGAAAtactttatatactttaaaattgtaCAATCTCGTTAAATACGAAAGAACAGCATGTGTAAGAATGTTACTTGTATAACGTAACTATATTCGTGCACActttataaaatttatcaaaGTCTAAAAACTAGCAAGTTACAAAATATCAATGTCAAGACTAAAATGGTATTAATAGGCACATACTTCATTTTTTAGCTATAAATAATTACACAGATTAGAAACCGTAATTTATTAACAATAACCTTGACTTATTAAATCCTTTAAAAGTTTGACATTATGAACTCTAAAGATAATACATGTTTTCCCACATACTACCTGTATGACCTTTGGCAAATTACTTTTGGTCTGTTTCCTCAACTACAAAAAGTGAGGGTTAATAATCCCACTTAAGAAATATATTAAGTACTTGACACATAACACTTCATTGCTtactaatatttttacatttattcaaAAGGACAGGGCACCATTTATAGTGTAGAAACTAACATTTTAAGTAATCAAATCATTGCAACTTCAGTGTGATTATATGTATTTCTATCATAATAGCTGACTATATATATCTTCCCCTTAACCTCCTTTACACCCTTCAAATGCTCTTTGCCCACACAATAGTTATTTGTGTTAGGTATAGTCTGATTCTGATCAAAAATTGACTTAATACCATCATCTTAGTACTAAGACTTTTTTCCTCAACAGATAAGACATTAGGAGGACCTAGTGTTTTAGAACTAGTTCCCTGAATACagctatatttattatttacatgcAGTCTGCAGGGCCAGGAGCATTCCATAATCTGATCTGGAAAGTCTTTTGAACTAGGTAATGTTCCACTAGAGATAGATCCAAGAGGAGCCATTTGGAATttacagaaagcaaatcagtttGTACTTAGGGTTGCATGGACAATAGGCAAAAGTCCTATGATAAGCATGCAACTCCAGTCCCTGTTAAAACGGAAACTAATGGGTTTTGGCTTCTTAATAGGAAGGCTCTATGTTAAGCAAAGTTCAGCAATATAAGATTAAATAGTTGGTACTTTCCATTAGCATAAGGGAACACTGGCAGATAGAAAATCTAAGATGATTTTTAAGATAAACAGTTCACACGATGCCATCATCTGTTGAGGATGGAATATGTTACCAACGTGATTCTGTTCTAGTAACTTGAGAGTTTTTAATCCAAGAACTGATTTGACTGACAAGACTTTACCATCCTTATTCACCCATTCAAAATCAAGGTGTATGCCCTTTCGGGATTTCCATCTTTTAATGTAAAAGCTACATATACATATGGAGCTGCAAAGCCAACCGGTGCAGTATATGGTAAAAGATAATATTGATACAGGAATGTTTAAAAGTCACAGCAACAAAGTCAACTTCTATCAAGCCAAAAAAAAAGGGATAATGTACAATAGATATTTAAGTAATTACTAGATTTTATAGTAGTTTTCTAATAATGACTTGGTTTTAATGTTTCAGATATTCTTTCTCTAACTTTGACGCTTTTCTGTCCAACAGCACGAAAGGTTTAACATTTCTACATATTCATGCTTGTTGCAATTCTAATAGTTTAGTttgctatttatttatccatGCTACTCCTATTTCTCCACTTAGCAATGGTTAGTAACTGCTGTACAGAATAAGCCCATTTAAACAATTCAGATTTGTTTTCAATGAGAAATCATTTTCCATATgaattccttcaacaaatacAAAGTATGACATAATATGTTCTTTAAATCATGCATATTGTTAGATAAACTTTGGTAAACAGATAGAGAGACTTCAGAAAAACATATCGAagtgatttcatttaaaaaggtTATGTGTTGGTTGAAAACAAGTATCAACATCAATATCACTGAAATTAGTGTAACTAtatttaaagctttaaaaaattcaacttcTTTTTCATCCTTATCAGGCCAGGAACATGGCAACCTGTTAgaagaaattttcatttcaggAATGAGAACTTTCTTAATTTGTCcaatttctattctgttccattcctCTTTCAATACCTTGCCTACTCGAGGATAAATTTCAATAGGCTGGACCTCAGGAAGTGGTTTCTGTTTCAAGCTCTGCACACGCTGGCAGATATCATCAactttttcaagaaatttaaGTGGAGACTCTTCTTGTAAAGATGTTGTCAGTGTCATTAATTCAAGCTGCTGctctctcatttctttcattctttcaattTGTGGAATATATTCTTGATTAATCAGATTGCCAACATCACAGAGAGCCgtcaggaaaattttttttttctgttctaataTATCACTAAGCTCCTTAAAATACTGGAGAACAACTTCCTTATCAACTTGGACCATTTTCTCAGAATGAGATTTTTGTTCTTCCAGTTTTTCAATAAGACGAGTAAGATCTGTCCAGTATGTGTCAGTTAACTGTTCGAGCAGTTTTTGAGGCGTGTCCTTTTCTTTCAGATAGGCACTTTGAAGATCATCTATAGGATGACCATGATGTTGACCTATGGTAAGGCAGTGCCCACAAACTAATTTTTTATCAAGTAGACAATAAACATTTAATGGTTGTCTGTAATGTTCAGGGCAGGTGACAATATCTGGATGGTCTTCTTGCTGGTACTTTTCAATAATAGCCCTTAACGCAAAATTAACAGGTAAGGATTCAATACCAGTTGAAGCAATTTCAATAATACTTCTGCAATTAGGGCACTTGAGTGGAATTCGTAAAGGTCTCCATATATAAAAGTTAACAGATGCCTGAAGAACGTTTTCCAAACAATTTCTACAAAATGTATGAGAGCATGGTAGTACACGAGGATCTTCAAAAATACTATAACAGATGGGACACGTTAACTCTTCCTCAAAATTGTGCATTTCCTGTcaagagaaaaaagtattttaactctatatataagaaaaacatCTGCACATACTAAGTAAAGTTTTAGGTATTAACCTCCAAATTGTTCATATATTGTGCTTGTCATTTAACAAAGAACTGAGGTATTTACTAAGATGTTTTAAATGAAGCTTTCTTGGTAATTCAATGGATAACATATAATACCAAATAACTGATCATCTTTAAGAGCTTAGTCCTTTGAGACAAAAACCAACACAAAACAATTCCAATTAATCTAATATACTTCaagttaaaattatttagatATGTTTTTATGTAATGAAGACTAAAATTCAAAGTGATCTGTTAAAGTCTACTTAATAATTACAACTATTCTGTGTAACTTTTTACACTCTAGATGCTAAAATCAAAACTATCCACAGGCAGTAATGAACAGGCAAGACTATAGTTGCTATTACATAACAACTCAGgcttagcaaaattatactttttaattcaAAAGAAGATAACATGCTCCCTGCTGGCTCAATCATGTTTTCTAAAGCAAGTTATTAAACTTCTCTAGTTGCTGTTACCATAAATTTCTTAGCTTCTTGAACTGGAACATGAGAATGCTTAAAGCCCACAATCAGCATAGCATAATTTTCTAAAGCAATAATTTTAACTTAAAGATttggaagggggaaaaaattctTAATTAGTCCTTGAAATAAAATCAGCTTGAAAGATGAAGAGTTGATTGTGGTAACTTTGAAGTACtgacttaattttttaagtgaaaaactaGGGCACTAATGGTAAAGAACATAAAGGACACCATTAGTCATCTTTCCTTCATGAAAACGTCTCAGAAAAACCCAGCAGTAGTTTGAAGACCTTCTCTGACACAGTAACTTGACCTCATGTCAAGCTGTTGTTGATATTTCCAACGACAGAAGCCTGACAGTTCTGCACCCTACCACTTAGTTTTCCTTTGTATCTATTCTCAATGCAGTCATAATCCTCAGGACTGATTGAccacttaaaagagaaaaatcgaGTTACACCATTAttgaaagaaacttaaaaaaccAAGTGCCATCcatgtaaaatataaacattaccaAATCCTTCTCTATAAAACTAACCTTTAAgattaaaagtttgtggaaacagCATCCAAAAATAACTAATTAGACTTTTAAGAAACATAAAACTTCtataatttttagctctcaccatcTGCCAAACTTACTTATCCTCCAAGTCTCACTTGAGCCTGCCTCTTCCCCAGATTAGGTCCCCTGTTAATCTCAATGAATGCTGCACTTTTACTTCACAGCACTTAAAgggattttatttaaaagaattttgtaacatttttgtatatattaggTTGTAAATAAGCCTCCTATAAGGGCAGGAATTATGTCTAAACTATGGTTATATTTCCTATAATCTAAGTACTTGAGTAGTCATTCATTAGTTGAATGAACAACTGTCTCTTAAGCAATGTTAATACAGATTGCTATGGTTTGGATATTGGTTTGTCCTTGCCAAAACTCCCGttaaaatttgatctccaatgtggcagtgttgggaggtggggcctactGGGAGGTGTTTAAGTCACTGAGGGCAGATTCTTCATATCAGATTAATGCCCTCCCACTGGGGTGAGAGAGTGGCTTGTTAAAGAGTCTGgcttcctcagtttctctttcttcctctcttgccataTAATCTCTTGCACATacccactgtattagtcctttttgtgttgctataacaaaatacctggaaatgggtgatttataaagaaaaaatttattgcttacagtttgaggctaggaaatccaaagtccatctggtggtggtgacagtgacccaagggtctcacactgcaagatggtggaagcagagagagaaagagagacttcttttaaagccctcagaaccacacccctaaccaccatttttaatccgttcactgctgcactgtcctacaatctaagcacctcttcaaggctccacctttcaattacaataggattttccatcctcttaacagtcacagtaggggctaagtttctaatacataaaacttggggaacacaattcaagcttcaatgagttttaggtGGACATAATTCCATCCACTACACCCACTCCCCTTCCACTTTCTACCATGGGTTGAAATAGCATGAGGCCTTCACCAATGCAGCTGCccgatcttggactttccagccaccagaatcatGAGCCTAAAAAccctcttttctttaaattacccagcctctggtagtctgttatagcaacacaaaatggactaagacacagaTCTtagttttgggtttgtttttttttaaatagcaaaatctCTACTTTGTTTTAGGAAAAGCTGTAACAGGCGAGCCCAACAGAAAATACTCCATTCAGACTAACAATATTCAGATCCCTAATAAGCCAAGATGTGTCACACAGAGACTAAGCTTGAACTGTGAAGCATTCCAGGAAACTAAAGTAACTGGGAAATAGTACAGAAGACGATATGCATTGTAGATAAATTCAAGTGAATGTGTGTTGGGAAGACTTTACAACTTTACCCTATACCTACAGAGAGCTTGTAAGTCATACAAAAACTACccaagaaaaatacatttctcaaTATTTCGGTGATGTCAGAATttataatgaaggaaaaaacataaCAGCACTTTACAAGGAATAAAATTTGAGCAGTTGACATATATTCAATCTAAATTTAACATTACTGTAAGAGCTATTCAAATGTTAAAGCAGCAAAACTAACCCTAAAACAGAATTGAACTTTTCCCTCCAAAATCCTATTCTATACTTGTCAAAAAGCTACGGAACAACTTTTTCTTTGAGAATTCACTTAGGGACCAAAAGCTCAACCTTCTTTAGAATGAGAATATTCATAAGAatactgtaaaaagaaaatatcatctcCTGAGCTTACATAAAATGGAAGCAAAATCATGGTCTCAATGTTACTGCTACAATATgtaaaatctttaataaaatttaaccAGAAACTGGACAATCTGAAGATCACAGGAATCCAGTTCTATTCTCAGAATACCCTCTTGTTGATTTATTAAAAACTGATTTTAGGCAACAAATTCAAGAGAAATCATAATTGGTTAAGAGAAGCAAGCCTGGCTGAAAATAATTATGTAGGGCCAGAACTTTCTGACTCAGGTTGCTCTCTGAGAAGTAGAAGATACAGGTGGCTATCAGGCTTAGGAACTAATTATTACAGAAACCAGTATGAAATTTTATACACCAGAAATTTTCCATAACCAGCCTAGACtcctgagaggaagaaaaagagcaaaacacTTTACCTATGTGTGCGTTCTAGGATGAATATCTTGGATTTAGCTATGCTGTACATTAATTTTCCAaacagtaaaaacaacaacaaacactggAAACTAGATGACAAGGAAGCACTGCCTTCAGCATTCTCAGGAAAAAATGGCTTCCTAAATGGCACCTAAAATTCTCTACccacccaggaaaaaaaaaaaaacccattttgaTATAAAGACAGTTTAACATGAAAGTTCTCAAAAATAAACAGGCCCCTGCCAACCCTTTCTAAAGAAGTTACtgcagggagaaaagaaaagaaagaattttcacCAGGATAATGGTGAAACAAAGTCCAAGACAACAATGCAGGCCTCGAGAACAGCAGtctagaaatggaaaacagatcCAGAAGGGATGtctttaagtaaataaatggagCTGACAGACTATTTCATGTGCCTGAACATACTGAGAGgtaataagaaaactaaatttaggAAAAAGTGATAGAATcgtgaaaagagaagaaacactaTAGTATATGATATTGCTGAGTTGTCATACTAACAGTCAAAATACTGTAAATATCAAATACTGATTTTAccaaaaacagtaacaaaattaTATTAGGAGTGAAGAATAAGGGAAGGAAATACTTTAATAACTAAATCTTAACCTTCCCTTATTAGAAAGTcaatacataattaaaaatgaaaaataaacaacagtaAAAAGCATATTATTTAGAATACAGAAGCAAATACCAAAAGTAGTAGTTAAAAGAGATGAAAGTGATTGCTTCTGGAGAGCAGAAATCACGAGCAGACAGAACAGGACTACTATTTTTCATTACAAATATAAACAATGGTCTCACTTTTAAGTATtaacatatataattaaaaatataataaaattttaaagaaagaaagaaagaatcctacAAGTATCCAGGCAGAAAAGCaggatgaaaaaaggaaaacaaaaacgtAATGGTCTCAGAATTCTCTGGGAGATTGTAATTTCCAGAGAAAATTGGAATGGCCACAACAATTACCCATATGCTGTTCTGTAATGTGATTTTGATGACATTCCCCCCATCAGGAGGAAATGAAATCTACTCTCCCTAGAAAAATTTGTGCAGGCCATGTGATTGCTTTGACCAACAGGATACAGTGATGCGGTGAGTTCTGGGTATACCCTTAACTAGCCTGGCAAGTTGCAACCTCTTGAAGCCATGAAATGCTATGTAAGAAGTGAAGGCTACTCTGCTGAAGAGAGAGGCCAAGTGGAGGAGCAAAGAGGGGCAGACGTGAGTGAAAAAGCCATCTTGGACATAAGACAGCTAAGCC contains the following coding sequences:
- the TRIM59 gene encoding tripartite motif-containing protein 59 — translated: MHNFEEELTCPICYSIFEDPRVLPCSHTFCRNCLENVLQASVNFYIWRPLRIPLKCPNCRSIIEIASTGIESLPVNFALRAIIEKYQQEDHPDIVTCPEHYRQPLNVYCLLDKKLVCGHCLTIGQHHGHPIDDLQSAYLKEKDTPQKLLEQLTDTYWTDLTRLIEKLEEQKSHSEKMVQVDKEVVLQYFKELSDILEQKKKIFLTALCDVGNLINQEYIPQIERMKEMREQQLELMTLTTSLQEESPLKFLEKVDDICQRVQSLKQKPLPEVQPIEIYPRVGKVLKEEWNRIEIGQIKKVLIPEMKISSNRLPCSWPDKDEKEVEFFKALNIVTLISVILMLILVFNQHITFLNEITSICFSEVSLSVYQSLSNNMHDLKNILCHTLYLLKEFIWKMISH